In Sphaeramia orbicularis chromosome 10, fSphaOr1.1, whole genome shotgun sequence, the following proteins share a genomic window:
- the LOC115426661 gene encoding integral membrane protein 2A codes for MVKIAFNSALAQKALGKEAPAAVKDPELASAPAGTEGSTGRCLLTLLGIAFILSGLIVGGACLYRYFTPKRLYHGAMQFSDVSAGAGQESQPYYLPQVEEKVEISDNMAVISVPPPRFRPGDPAYILHDFNRKLTAYLDLTLRTCFVIPLNTSVVLPPQDLIDLFSQLMSGSYRSYLVHEDLVVTERIDDIKPLGFYIRRLCDGKETYRMQRRASLQGGGIQKRAAEDCFTIHHFENTFVTETRICKA; via the exons ATGGTGAAGATCGCGTTTAACTCTGCTCTGGCGCAGAAGGCGCTGGGGAAGGAGGCTCCGGCAGCGGTGAAG GATCCGGAGCTGGCCTCTGCTCCTGCAGGGACTGAGGGCTCCACAGGTCGCTGTCTGCTCACCCTGCTGGGCATCGCCTTCATCCTCAGTGGCCTCATCGTGGGGGGAGCGTGTCTCTACCGATATTTCACCCCGAAG AGGCTGTATCATGGAGCGATGCAGTTCAGCGACGTGTCAGCTGGAGCCGGACAGGAGAGCCAGCCATACTacctgccccaagtggaggagaaGGTGGAGATTTCAGACAACATGGCCGTCATCAGCGTCCCCCCTCCCCGCTTCAGGCCTGGAGATCCCGCCTACATCCTCCACGACTTCAACAGG AAGCTGACAGCGTATTTGGATCTGACCCTGAGGACATGCTTCGTGATCCCCCTCAACACCTCGGTGGTGCTCCCCCCTCAGGACCTCATCGACCTCTTCTCACAGCTGATG TCTGGCTCATATCGCAGCTACCTGGTGCACGAGGATCTGGTGGTGACGGAGCGCATTGACGATATTAAGCCTCTGGGTTTCTATATCCGCCGCCTGTGTGATGGCAAGGAAACCTACAGAATGCAACGCCGTGCCAGTCTGCAAG GTGGAGGCATCCAGAAACGTGCTGCTGAAGACTGCTTCACCATCCACCACTTTGAAAACACGTTTGTGACAGAGACCAGGATCTGCAAAGCCTAA